The nucleotide window TGTGGATTCCTTGCCAGCCATTCGGGATTCTGATGGTATAATCTATCAATTTCAACAAGTGTTAGGCCTCGCTCGTGAACATTGCAGTCGTAATACAATTGCCAGAGGAACAAGCGTGTCAGTACAGGAGTGAATCCTATTTCTTCGGTGTTGCATATGGTAGCATATTTATAGTATATATTCAGCAAGTCAGTCTCATAACACCTCAGAGACTTGTGTAATGAACTTTCTTCAAACATGATCAAGTCGTCGAAGTTCTCCAGTTTAATAGCTTCTTCTGACGGAAGCTCCTCTTTACCGGCCATTTGAGACATCTCTTTTTCTATGTGTTTATTATTCTCCAAGAATTCGTTGATGATATTTGTTCTTATTTCAGCCTGTTTGTCTATATTTTTAAGCGCTTGGTCAATGTGGTAAATAAGTCCCACAGTATCGTCGCAAATCTCAAATTGATAAGGTTCATTATTAGCAGTTATAGTTCGCCTAGATTCTTGGGAGAATCTGGTCGAAAAGGACATTACGGGTCCCAAATTATCATCAACAAAAAGATTCTTATCTTGGAGAATGAATCCATTGTTTGTTACAAATTTTCCTACGCcatgtttcttatttttcttaaactcTCCCTTGTAGTGAGAGCCTAAGCCAAGTCCCAAATTTAACACACCATAACCATTTCGCTGACCCTTTTCCCACATACCACGATATGCACTTATGGATGGTAGTGCCAGAGTGTTATTGTAACATGCTTCCCAGATGTAAATACCATAACCAGACATAACACCATTCTGCCACTCGCCTCGGTAGAACTGCAATATTATTGTAAGCAGGTaagaaggtaggtacctatttctgtgaaaacatttttatgacaaaGTAGGTgcattatacttaggtactccAACGAAGATGGATGTAAAATTTTACACTCTTATAACAATAATGATTTACTTGACAGGATTCAAAATGATCAGTCAAATGTAAAATGCATTAACTGTTACTAATTGATAGGCCGATGTGCATTTCGGTTTACTTTACCTATCCCATAATCCAACTAACACAGTACATCTACTTTATCTAAATCTAGCTACATTGCTGTCTGTATATCTTTTTAACGAATAATTTCAAtgactactgaacctatttcaAAATTCCTTCAACCGTCAGAATGTGCCCATCTACCTGATTAACATACCTACAGGTGCACTCTATCATGGTTAGTGCGGGAAATTTTTTAATTGAGAAAATTAAAAGGAAACACTTACGTCGTGATTCGGCCATATCATAAGTCCTTTTCCTTGTCTCACATTTCTTTCCCAGTCTCCTTTGTACCCACTTGAATCGCAGTATTCTCGAGATCCATACCCGTATCGTTCattctaaattataataatagttataggtacatataagaAAGGTATTCCAAATATCTTGTCCGTCACAACCTGACATAAGGGtatttattgtacaaaaatCTCAGACCGCGAATTCGACTCGCAATTAACAAAGTTAActgatgatgattgaaaaatctaCTCTAGGTCATACTAACATGAATCCATTGGCCATCGtaggaatttttaaaatttcttgAGTAATATATGACGCCCTCTCCGTGTTTCGTTCCGTAATGCCAGCCGCCCGTATAGGAACGTTGAGTGCGCGAGTCCACATATAGTCCTTTGCCATGACGTAAGTTACCGGCAAACTCGCCCTCATACCACGTATCATTTTTCCAGTGTATCGTTCCTTTACCATGCATTTCGTTATCTTTAAAATTGCcctaaaattcaattaatttaatcatcaaTCATTGGTTTCTTTATAAGTCgtattatttataggtaccGTAGATGTCACATCGTGTCATCATCGTCGGCctcgccttttcccaactctgCTGAGGttcgcttccagtctaactggatgcagttgaAAACCAGTGATTGACATggcgcgactgcctatctgacctctacaTCCCGGTCCATACAGCCCGGCACCCcttgttaagtttatttattgactttctGGCTTTGGACTAGGTACCCGTACCTAAcgaaacgactgccaaagatatttaaataacaaagttgCCATACATgcttttataacattagtatatcTAAAAGCATATTGCATAAAACTGAAGTATAGAGCCCGGACGAAATATTGGACCCCCATTGTTTTTCAATTGCCCTTCGTTACCTACTTCAGAGTTACTCTAGTTTTGGATGGACGGACATGAAATTAGTAGTACGTGCTCAAGTCACTTACAAGATACACCGTTCCGTCTTTCCATTGGAACCGACCTTCGCCATGCATGCATTTCGAAGAAATGTTTCCTTCATAAACGTTCCCGTTTCGAAATCTTATTATAGCCTTTTCATCTGGGCATGACCACCAAACAGTTTGAGAATCATTCTGTGGAGTACCAAAGGGAAGTGCAATGAACCTTGTTCAGTATGTAGGTGCTTACGTAAGGTATTTAACTACATAAACTAGTGTATTGCGACAGGATATAATTAGCTTACCTTTGtccagtggcggattaagagtatccgaggccctaagcacagagcctgtgtagaccctctattaggtacttaaatggaaatagaagtttgaagaaattgaccgagcgaagcgagcgtgatgcacatgtagtttcaaatgcgcgagcgaagcgagcgcgaaatttttttcggactcgtacggaggtaaaatttatcccaaacgtacttaattttttgtttgttgacaaattcaAAAACGAaagcacatagtttctgaatacgcgagcgaagcgagcgcgaaattttaattatttttaagactcagaaccaaaattacgtacaatgtagcccaaacgtacttaacttttaatttgttgacaaatgtaaaaacgaggacatatagtttctgaatacgcgagcgaagcgagcgggaaatcttgattatgttttaagacaaatttcgtaaaagggctacatttcaaaccttcatttctttctgttggacaagtaagatggataacgtaagatcgataacaacgtccgcggacttaaccggtggtccgcggaccacttggaatgcctccaggcaccaccagcccaccaccaccaggaccactgatctaaagcatccaaaattttcggatatgtttgttatattgcactcgtagttacagcgtgagcttcccaacgactgtacgatagcgacttcggaacgctatcgttgcctattaattctttgcccaacgatgagtagaagccgaaaaaaaattgtataacaactgcacaattgaaaaaaaaaatcactgcgatcgtacaacaatcaacagcactgcgaccaatcaagtttagaggcgggggtgtatgaagggtcactcccgaactgctcgcgccttgtgatttcggatatattgtggatgaatctcgataaaatgtaggtataaaatgaaacgccagcagaggatggaggcccctggagaacaggggccccaagcacgtgcttgttgtgcttatagggttaatccgccactgccTTTGTCACTAATGTGGGATTGTCGCAAGGTAATgtcagtttgtttatttaatttaataactactgactcgttggtctagtggtcgtaAGCGCGACTGCTAGGCTATGACTGAGGTGACTATGACTACTTACCATACATAGGATGCATCTACCTTATATACaggcatttaaattaaatagtatgTAGATGGGTACTTACCCCTAAATCTTTTGAGCGACTGCGTTttgattttgaagattttgcTGTTGAATAtataaagatattaaaaaaatacacttttctCGGTGCGACTTATGCAATTGATAAATGGGTACGTTTAGACTAACACATAGTCTTTTTCTTCTTTCCCGAAAATGTTATATCACTTGGCGTCTTTCCCAATTCTAGGGGGCTATCCTCTCTTTTAGGTGGCTGAATAGTTTCCCATGAATCTACGATGCTGTCTAACATGGATTCAAACATCATTGTTATCAATTCCTTTCTGACAGAGCCCCTAGGCCGCACAACTACGGAACCTACAGACTCGCTGATGAGTGGCCCAGAAGATTGTCCTTGTAAAGTAGACCATATTTCAAAATCCGATTCTTGTCCTGGTTTCCTGCCGAGAATCAACGAACTGTCACGACGTGTGACCGTCCGTTGAGAATCTACGTAAAACATCGTGTTTTCAGactaggtatttttaaatcttttgtaaATTAGGCACTGTTTGCATTTTTATTGCAGAACTGCAACCCGCAACTGTGCCAATATTAAACAGTCATTGAAATTATGTCAGTGTCATAAGTACAAttcatggttttatttttccaatatcATATTGATTCAAAAAGTTTAgataattatacatacattactAAATAGTTTCTAAATTATACCTACTGCAATATACTTTACTGTTTAACGCGTATCTAACGAATTTTGAGGTTGTGGTCTAAGATGTTGAGGCACTGAATCGTAACAGGGGCCAGCCAGCCTGGTGTAAAGATAAGCCCGAGAGCTATAGGTAAAAGCCGTACCTATCGGTAATCTGTACATAGAGCGCAAAATTCTCAATCCCCAACTTTATGGGTGATCGATGTTTTAATGAACGGCAGACGAACTGTTTGATGACGCCTTTCAGCTCCTGGAATGACTAGAATTCGGACGAAgacatataatatattatatagataCATAAAACGTCTATActaaagcgacgaatgaaagacaattgcatgcggcagagatgagaatgttaagagctaagtaggtatgtgtggcgttacgcgaatggatagagtgaggaatgagtatataagaggaagtttgaaagtagcgccggtatcagaaaaactgcgtggaaaccggctgttatggtatgggcatgtgatgcggagaaATGAGAATCATGTTGTGAGTATgtatgaatgtggacggatatagtggaagaccaaagaaacgatggatggattgtgtgagtatggaaggagaaaacatgctgcaccgaccccaaataaaattgggacaaGGGCAAgcaagaggatgatgataaaacGTCTATacagcacaaacaaaaaaacaaggATTCGTGAcgcaatagaaataaaagaaaacaaatggtaaaaaaatcattaaattgtcGATGGGAGACGACAATGCTCTGATGATCATGGATAAGACGTCGTAAGTCGAATGTCCGTGCAGTGCCGACACAGACAGCTCTCTATAAATCTGGAACAGGCCTATCTATGTTCAGTGGATGCCCAGTGCCCTACCTATAGCTGAAATGATGAATGATATAGCTTAAGACCAAAGTAACAACGCTTGCTTCATCTGTGAATTGCTGCATTGAAAACTGGTGATGTaaagtataggtaggtacttattgaaataaaagccGTTTACgtttcaaattgttttaatttaaagagcagttttattttattttttaacttgcgTTTAGGTCTGTCTCGATGGTAATGTAGTCCACCATTCTCGTTTTCCTTTAATGTAGGAAAGCGTGTAAACTTCTTACTAAGCATTGATtgacctgaaaaaaataaaagc belongs to Helicoverpa armigera isolate CAAS_96S chromosome 6, ASM3070526v1, whole genome shotgun sequence and includes:
- the LOC110371959 gene encoding radial spoke head 10 homolog B isoform X3; the protein is MFYVDSQRTVTRRDSSLILGRKPGQESDFEIWSTLQGQSSGPLISESVGSVVVRPRGSVRKELITMMFESMLDSIVDSWETIQPPKREDSPLELGKTPSDITFSGKKKKTMSKSSKSKRSRSKDLGNDSQTVWWSCPDEKAIIRFRNGNVYEGNISSKCMHGEGRFQWKDGTVYLNERYGYGSREYCDSSGYKGDWERNVRQGKGLMIWPNHDFYRGEWQNGVMSGYGIYIWEACYNNTLALPSISAYRGMWEKGQRNGYGVLNLGLGLGSHYKGEFKKNKKHGVGKFVTNNGFILQDKNLFVDDNLGPVMSFSTRFSQESRRTITANNEPYQFEICDDTVGLIYHIDQALKNIDKQAEIRTNIINEFLENNKHIEKEMSQMAGKEELPSEEAIKLENFDDLIMFEESSLHKSLRCYETDLLNIYYKYATICNTEEIGFTPVLTRLFLWQLYYDCNVHERGLTLVEIDRLYHQNPEWLARNPHNPFEKIYFWQFLHSLISVASKLYAKREMPGTKPDTILASAFRTFMELDVLPGSSRQIGKSRLVNGYGKFVPLKATYQLYRTLGEPHTVRTFLCAVRRPPHCTDHPQPSLIELPDICLPLGRNVYIFGDELTFVVDDNEIPDPFEIDDDIENLRLFNFGNLSCRTIIKIFAKIFPMLCESDKIMNLDIEITFFEFFEAFVACAEESIRIKDEELKWRDKFTMNNETVAPPSTPAGHVARSK
- the LOC110371959 gene encoding radial spoke head 10 homolog B isoform X1 — protein: MFYVDSQRTVTRRDSSLILGRKPGQESDFEIWSTLQGQSSGPLISESVGSVVVRPRGSVRKELITMMFESMLDSIVDSWETIQPPKREDSPLELGKTPSDITFSGKKKKTMSKSSKSKRSRSKDLGNDSQTVWWSCPDEKAIIRFRNGNVYEGNISSKCMHGEGRFQWKDGTVYLGNFKDNEMHGKGTIHWKNDTWYEGEFAGNLRHGKGLYVDSRTQRSYTGGWHYGTKHGEGVIYYSRNFKNSYDGQWIHNERYGYGSREYCDSSGYKGDWERNVRQGKGLMIWPNHDFYRGEWQNGVMSGYGIYIWEACYNNTLALPSISAYRGMWEKGQRNGYGVLNLGLGLGSHYKGEFKKNKKHGVGKFVTNNGFILQDKNLFVDDNLGPVMSFSTRFSQESRRTITANNEPYQFEICDDTVGLIYHIDQALKNIDKQAEIRTNIINEFLENNKHIEKEMSQMAGKEELPSEEAIKLENFDDLIMFEESSLHKSLRCYETDLLNIYYKYATICNTEEIGFTPVLTRLFLWQLYYDCNVHERGLTLVEIDRLYHQNPEWLARNPHNPFEKIYFWQFLHSLISVASKLYAKREMPGTKPDTILASAFRTFMELDVLPGSSRQIGKSRLVNGYGKFVPLKATYQLYRTLGEPHTVRTFLCAVRRPPHCTDHPQPSLIELPDICLPLGRNVYIFGDELTFVVDDNEIPDPFEIDDDIENLRLFNFGNLSCRTIIKIFAKIFPMLCESDKIMNLDIEITFFEFFEAFVACAEESIRIKDEELKWRDKFTMNNETVAPPSTPAGHVARSK
- the LOC110371959 gene encoding radial spoke head 10 homolog B isoform X4, with translation MFYVDSQRTVTRRDSSLILGRKPGQESDFEIWSTLQGQSSGPLISESVGSVVVRPRGSVRKELITMMFESMLDSIVDSWETIQPPKREDSPLELGKTPSDITFSGKKKKTMSKSSKSKRSRSKDLGNERYGYGSREYCDSSGYKGDWERNVRQGKGLMIWPNHDFYRGEWQNGVMSGYGIYIWEACYNNTLALPSISAYRGMWEKGQRNGYGVLNLGLGLGSHYKGEFKKNKKHGVGKFVTNNGFILQDKNLFVDDNLGPVMSFSTRFSQESRRTITANNEPYQFEICDDTVGLIYHIDQALKNIDKQAEIRTNIINEFLENNKHIEKEMSQMAGKEELPSEEAIKLENFDDLIMFEESSLHKSLRCYETDLLNIYYKYATICNTEEIGFTPVLTRLFLWQLYYDCNVHERGLTLVEIDRLYHQNPEWLARNPHNPFEKIYFWQFLHSLISVASKLYAKREMPGTKPDTILASAFRTFMELDVLPGSSRQIGKSRLVNGYGKFVPLKATYQLYRTLGEPHTVRTFLCAVRRPPHCTDHPQPSLIELPDICLPLGRNVYIFGDELTFVVDDNEIPDPFEIDDDIENLRLFNFGNLSCRTIIKIFAKIFPMLCESDKIMNLDIEITFFEFFEAFVACAEESIRIKDEELKWRDKFTMNNETVAPPSTPAGHVARSK
- the LOC110371959 gene encoding radial spoke head 10 homolog B isoform X5; the encoded protein is MHGEGRFQWKDGTVYLGNFKDNEMHGKGTIHWKNDTWYEGEFAGNLRHGKGLYVDSRTQRSYTGGWHYGTKHGEGVIYYSRNFKNSYDGQWIHNERYGYGSREYCDSSGYKGDWERNVRQGKGLMIWPNHDFYRGEWQNGVMSGYGIYIWEACYNNTLALPSISAYRGMWEKGQRNGYGVLNLGLGLGSHYKGEFKKNKKHGVGKFVTNNGFILQDKNLFVDDNLGPVMSFSTRFSQESRRTITANNEPYQFEICDDTVGLIYHIDQALKNIDKQAEIRTNIINEFLENNKHIEKEMSQMAGKEELPSEEAIKLENFDDLIMFEESSLHKSLRCYETDLLNIYYKYATICNTEEIGFTPVLTRLFLWQLYYDCNVHERGLTLVEIDRLYHQNPEWLARNPHNPFEKIYFWQFLHSLISVASKLYAKREMPGTKPDTILASAFRTFMELDVLPGSSRQIGKSRLVNGYGKFVPLKATYQLYRTLGEPHTVRTFLCAVRRPPHCTDHPQPSLIELPDICLPLGRNVYIFGDELTFVVDDNEIPDPFEIDDDIENLRLFNFGNLSCRTIIKIFAKIFPMLCESDKIMNLDIEITFFEFFEAFVACAEESIRIKDEELKWRDKFTMNNETVAPPSTPAGHVARSK
- the LOC110371959 gene encoding radial spoke head 10 homolog B isoform X2, producing MFYVDSQRTVTRRDSSLILGRKPGQESDFEIWSTLQGQSSGPLISESVGSVVVRPRGSVRKELITMMFESMLDSIVDSWETIQPPKREDSPLELGKTPSDITFSGKKKKTMSKSSKSKRSRSKDLGGNFKDNEMHGKGTIHWKNDTWYEGEFAGNLRHGKGLYVDSRTQRSYTGGWHYGTKHGEGVIYYSRNFKNSYDGQWIHNERYGYGSREYCDSSGYKGDWERNVRQGKGLMIWPNHDFYRGEWQNGVMSGYGIYIWEACYNNTLALPSISAYRGMWEKGQRNGYGVLNLGLGLGSHYKGEFKKNKKHGVGKFVTNNGFILQDKNLFVDDNLGPVMSFSTRFSQESRRTITANNEPYQFEICDDTVGLIYHIDQALKNIDKQAEIRTNIINEFLENNKHIEKEMSQMAGKEELPSEEAIKLENFDDLIMFEESSLHKSLRCYETDLLNIYYKYATICNTEEIGFTPVLTRLFLWQLYYDCNVHERGLTLVEIDRLYHQNPEWLARNPHNPFEKIYFWQFLHSLISVASKLYAKREMPGTKPDTILASAFRTFMELDVLPGSSRQIGKSRLVNGYGKFVPLKATYQLYRTLGEPHTVRTFLCAVRRPPHCTDHPQPSLIELPDICLPLGRNVYIFGDELTFVVDDNEIPDPFEIDDDIENLRLFNFGNLSCRTIIKIFAKIFPMLCESDKIMNLDIEITFFEFFEAFVACAEESIRIKDEELKWRDKFTMNNETVAPPSTPAGHVARSK